In Actinomycetota bacterium, one DNA window encodes the following:
- a CDS encoding transketolase C-terminal domain-containing protein translates to MAVATRKAFGDAILRLGEDPRIVVLTGDLGNSTHTEDFAAKFADRFIDVGIAEANMIGIAAGLALSGKVPWACSFSAFITGRQETVRMSVSYNRSNVRLVGTHVGIGIGDDGGTQMALEDVAAMRALPGMAIIQPCDEIETHRAVEYLLDHEGPAFLRLTRQGTTSVHDEGYRFEFGKAEVLRPGADVALVATGALVQESLVAAELLAADGIQARVLNVHTIAPIDGDGIATAARECGAVIAAEDHNVNGGLGSAVAEVMAEAGVGARLLRVGLNSFGESGETAELYDKYGLSGARIAERAREFLGR, encoded by the coding sequence ATGGCCGTCGCGACGCGAAAGGCCTTCGGCGACGCCATCCTCCGACTCGGCGAGGATCCTCGCATCGTTGTGTTGACGGGCGACCTCGGCAACTCCACCCACACTGAGGACTTCGCCGCGAAGTTCGCCGACCGCTTCATCGACGTCGGGATCGCCGAGGCGAACATGATCGGAATCGCCGCGGGCCTTGCGCTCAGCGGCAAGGTCCCCTGGGCGTGCTCGTTCTCGGCGTTCATCACCGGGCGCCAGGAGACCGTGCGCATGTCGGTTTCTTACAACCGCAGCAACGTCCGCCTGGTCGGTACGCACGTCGGGATCGGCATCGGTGACGACGGCGGAACCCAGATGGCGCTCGAAGATGTCGCGGCCATGCGCGCGCTTCCCGGGATGGCGATCATTCAGCCTTGCGACGAGATCGAGACCCACCGCGCGGTTGAGTACTTGCTCGATCACGAAGGTCCCGCGTTCTTACGTTTGACGCGTCAGGGAACGACATCGGTTCATGACGAGGGGTATCGGTTCGAGTTCGGTAAGGCCGAGGTTCTGCGGCCGGGTGCAGATGTGGCGCTCGTCGCAACCGGGGCTCTCGTGCAGGAGTCGCTTGTCGCGGCGGAACTGCTTGCCGCCGACGGGATTCAGGCACGCGTACTGAACGTCCACACAATCGCGCCGATCGACGGCGACGGGATTGCGACGGCGGCGCGGGAGTGTGGCGCAGTCATCGCCGCCGAGGATCACAACGTCAACGGCGGTCTGGGCAGTGCCGTCGCCGAGGTCATGGCGGAAGCCGGCGTCGGCGCGCGCTTGTTGCGCGTCGGGTTGAACTCCTTTGGCGAATCCGGCGAGACCGCCGAGTTGTATGACAAATACGGGCTGTCGGGCGCGCGCATCGCGGAGCGCGCGCGAGAGTTCTTGGGGCGCTGA
- a CDS encoding peptidoglycan DD-metalloendopeptidase family protein codes for MRLFLRRSIASIACAAVLCAVLPTAPAFADYRGRQSELQNLIEQKRRQIHEAEAKERDLVSRILASDARKADLQRQLDAILAQLADARAQLGALESRIDLLSVSLQKKTRELEQTLAALETQQKILDARVAEIYVNAPSQLSYSYDSLSGLGDLVAANEYQASVVRSDQRLVSDIQKTKESIQQQRADISERQQVLQVDRDAAAREAARIAAARAARAAAQYQVQREIDYKEGLLREVRSQKEAYKRALDSYIAESDTIAEFLRGKQRGQGVIQGQGGYLRWPVSGRITSGYGWRTHPIYGYRSLHTGIDIGSPSGTTVKAARYGTVLYTGYKGAYGLVVILDHGKSLATMYAHLSKVYVRPGDRVKTLGSVGAVGSTGWSTGPHLHFEVRVDGEPSNPIRWL; via the coding sequence GTGAGGTTGTTTCTTCGACGCAGCATCGCGTCTATTGCGTGTGCCGCCGTCCTGTGTGCCGTGCTCCCGACTGCGCCTGCGTTCGCCGATTACCGCGGGCGGCAGAGCGAGTTACAGAACCTGATTGAGCAGAAGCGCCGCCAGATCCACGAGGCCGAGGCCAAGGAGAGGGACCTCGTCTCGCGCATTCTGGCGTCCGACGCGCGCAAGGCCGACTTGCAGCGCCAACTCGATGCGATCCTGGCTCAACTCGCCGACGCGCGCGCGCAACTAGGCGCGCTCGAGTCTCGCATCGACCTGCTTTCGGTTTCGCTCCAGAAGAAGACCCGTGAGCTTGAGCAAACACTGGCCGCGTTGGAGACCCAGCAGAAGATCCTCGACGCACGTGTTGCCGAGATCTACGTCAATGCACCGTCGCAGTTGTCGTACTCCTACGACTCTCTGTCCGGCTTGGGCGATCTCGTTGCGGCGAATGAGTATCAGGCGAGCGTGGTTCGCTCGGATCAGCGGCTTGTCTCCGACATCCAGAAGACCAAGGAGTCGATCCAGCAGCAGCGTGCAGACATCTCCGAGCGTCAGCAGGTCCTGCAGGTAGACCGTGACGCCGCAGCGCGCGAAGCGGCCAGGATTGCCGCCGCGCGCGCCGCGCGGGCGGCGGCGCAGTACCAGGTTCAACGGGAGATCGACTACAAGGAGGGCCTTCTTCGGGAGGTACGCAGTCAGAAGGAAGCGTACAAGCGAGCCCTGGACTCCTATATCGCGGAGTCGGACACAATCGCGGAATTCCTGCGCGGAAAGCAACGCGGCCAGGGCGTCATCCAAGGACAGGGCGGCTACCTGCGCTGGCCGGTCTCGGGTCGAATCACTTCGGGTTACGGCTGGCGTACGCACCCGATCTACGGGTACCGATCGCTGCACACCGGGATCGACATCGGGTCCCCGAGCGGAACGACGGTGAAGGCGGCTCGGTACGGCACGGTTCTGTATACGGGCTACAAGGGCGCGTATGGCCTGGTCGTCATCTTGGACCACGGCAAGTCGCTTGCGACGATGTACGCACACTTGAGCAAGGTCTACGTGCGCCCGGGAGATCGCGTCAAGACGCTCGGAAGCGTCGGAGCCGTCGGATCGACCGGTTGGTCCACCGGGCCGCACCTTCACTTCGAAGTGCGCGTGGACGGCGAGCCGTCTAACCCGATTCGCTGGCTGTAG
- the ftsX gene encoding permease-like cell division protein FtsX, giving the protein MAIRIEYAAQEALTNMRRNFFMTLAAVMVVAVSLFLFGGVFLLRGAVTRSADLLTRKVEVAVFLAGDISGDERDQLQRDLLSMPEVDRVVFESKQEAYTRFKKLFANDPEIVQNTSPDALPESFRVKLQDPKKFEIIRDRLQGRPGIDTIRDERKTLRKMFAFASTLRAAALGMALVVGLAALILIATTIRMAIFARRKEIGIMKLVGATNWFIRVPFMMEGVAQGIVGAVVAIALLFAAEPVLSSLGSAEFQPLGFGITYGDIGMQGIYLLVSGMLVGAIGSMVGLRRFLDV; this is encoded by the coding sequence ATGGCGATCCGGATCGAGTATGCGGCCCAAGAAGCGCTCACCAACATGCGTCGCAACTTCTTCATGACTCTTGCGGCGGTCATGGTGGTGGCTGTGTCTTTGTTCTTGTTCGGTGGCGTATTTCTCTTGCGCGGTGCGGTCACGCGGTCGGCGGATCTGTTGACTCGGAAAGTGGAAGTGGCGGTGTTTCTTGCCGGGGACATCTCGGGGGACGAGCGCGACCAACTGCAACGCGATCTGCTTTCGATGCCCGAGGTTGATCGTGTTGTCTTCGAGAGTAAGCAAGAGGCGTACACGCGATTCAAGAAGCTTTTCGCCAACGACCCCGAGATAGTGCAGAACACCAGTCCCGACGCCTTGCCGGAGTCGTTTCGGGTGAAGCTCCAGGACCCAAAGAAGTTCGAGATCATTCGCGATCGGCTCCAAGGGCGCCCGGGGATCGACACGATCAGGGATGAGCGCAAGACGTTGCGCAAGATGTTCGCCTTCGCGAGCACGCTGCGCGCGGCGGCCCTCGGGATGGCGCTGGTGGTGGGACTGGCGGCGCTGATCCTGATCGCGACGACGATCCGGATGGCGATCTTCGCCCGCCGAAAGGAGATCGGCATCATGAAACTCGTAGGGGCGACGAACTGGTTCATTCGCGTTCCGTTCATGATGGAAGGTGTGGCCCAAGGAATCGTCGGAGCGGTCGTGGCGATCGCGCTGCTGTTTGCCGCCGAGCCGGTTCTGTCGAGTCTGGGGTCGGCGGAGTTCCAGCCGCTCGGTTTCGGCATTACCTACGGAGACATCGGGATGCAAGGTATCTATCTGCTTGTGTCCGGCATGCTGGTCGGCGCGATCGGCAGCATGGTCGGATTGCGCAGATTCCTCGACGTGTAG
- the ftsE gene encoding cell division ATP-binding protein FtsE, which produces MIRTVNVTKIYKGNVVALSDVSVDIQKGEFVFLVGSSGSGKSTFMRLILREDQPTSGEIFVAGKNIAQLAGWKIPMLRRNIGCVFQDFKLLPAKTVFENVAFALEVIGLSRSVIRKQVPEVLDLVGLGEKSGNLPDELSGGEQQRVAVARAFVNRPQILIADEPTGNLDPATSVEIMKLLDLINRSGTTVVMATHDHTIVDAMRRRVIELDKGVVIRDQSRGVYA; this is translated from the coding sequence ATGATCCGAACCGTAAACGTCACCAAGATCTACAAGGGGAACGTCGTCGCACTGAGCGACGTCTCCGTCGACATCCAAAAAGGGGAGTTCGTCTTCCTCGTGGGTTCCTCGGGGTCGGGGAAGTCCACCTTCATGCGTCTGATCTTGCGCGAAGACCAGCCGACGTCCGGAGAGATCTTCGTCGCCGGGAAGAACATCGCCCAGCTCGCCGGCTGGAAGATCCCGATGCTGCGGCGCAACATCGGCTGCGTGTTCCAGGACTTCAAGCTCTTGCCGGCCAAGACGGTCTTCGAGAACGTGGCGTTCGCACTCGAGGTAATCGGACTTTCGCGATCGGTCATCCGCAAGCAGGTCCCCGAGGTACTCGACCTCGTCGGGCTCGGCGAGAAGAGCGGCAATCTCCCCGATGAACTCTCGGGCGGGGAGCAGCAGCGCGTGGCGGTGGCGCGCGCGTTCGTCAATCGGCCGCAGATCTTGATCGCCGACGAGCCGACCGGAAACCTCGACCCTGCGACCTCGGTCGAGATCATGAAGCTGCTCGACCTCATCAACCGAAGTGGAACGACCGTCGTCATGGCCACACACGATCACACCATCGTCGACGCGATGCGTCGGCGCGTGATCGAGCTGGACAAGGGCGTCGTCATCCGCGATCAGTCCCGGGGTGTGTACGCGTAG